The Candidatus Limnocylindria bacterium genome has a window encoding:
- a CDS encoding ABC transporter permease, protein MRASDLFDLAFGNYTRSRLRSTLTTLGVAIGTALVVLLIALATGAEDNVKRSIFSIGDLRLVTVQPFQPGATGLSAVPRTIGDDHVAKFKAIPHAQSVYRQYDAPLGTLLEGGEDAAIRPQGIEAGAPVDRGDLLAGRHLEPNEHAVAVIPGNLARLVAATPDAAVGRKLTLRLGGAVKLGSTRISGSGTPRDYIVTVVGVFDEQASQTSVRIPLDDALLAGAENRGLTPDLVRQNTGYSGVAIESEDSQYVAEVVKSVQELGFSAFSLKQVIEQIDKGFGVFRGILAGIGGVALLVAAIGIANTMVMAVLERTREIGIMKAVGASPRDIRSLFLAEAALVGVFGGVIGLALGVLGGRAIELVIRNLNPQSNPAPIFVVDLPLALGAMALALLVSLIAGFLPSRRAMRMSALSALRYE, encoded by the coding sequence GGCTGCGCTCGACGCTCACGACGCTTGGCGTCGCGATCGGCACGGCGCTCGTGGTGCTGCTGATCGCGCTCGCGACGGGCGCCGAGGACAACGTGAAGCGCTCGATCTTCTCCATTGGCGACCTGCGGCTCGTCACGGTGCAGCCATTCCAACCGGGTGCGACCGGGCTGTCCGCCGTGCCGCGCACCATCGGCGATGACCATGTCGCGAAGTTCAAGGCGATCCCGCACGCGCAATCCGTCTACCGGCAGTACGACGCGCCGCTCGGAACGCTGCTCGAGGGTGGCGAGGACGCGGCGATCCGTCCGCAGGGGATCGAGGCCGGCGCCCCGGTCGATCGCGGCGACCTTCTCGCCGGCCGGCACCTCGAACCGAACGAGCACGCCGTGGCCGTGATCCCGGGCAACCTCGCACGCCTCGTCGCAGCGACGCCCGACGCGGCCGTCGGCAGGAAGCTGACCCTGCGGCTCGGCGGCGCGGTGAAGCTGGGCAGCACGCGCATCAGCGGGAGCGGAACACCGCGCGATTACATCGTCACGGTCGTCGGCGTTTTCGACGAACAGGCGTCGCAGACGTCGGTCAGGATCCCGCTCGACGACGCGCTGCTTGCTGGCGCGGAGAACCGCGGGCTCACACCCGACTTGGTACGCCAGAACACGGGCTACAGCGGCGTCGCGATCGAGTCCGAGGATTCCCAGTACGTCGCAGAGGTCGTGAAGTCCGTGCAGGAGCTCGGCTTCAGCGCGTTCTCGCTAAAGCAGGTCATCGAGCAGATCGACAAGGGTTTCGGCGTGTTCCGCGGGATCCTCGCCGGCATCGGCGGCGTCGCGCTCCTCGTCGCGGCGATCGGTATCGCCAACACGATGGTCATGGCCGTGCTCGAGCGCACGCGCGAGATCGGGATCATGAAGGCGGTCGGCGCGTCACCGCGCGATATCCGCTCGCTGTTCCTCGCGGAGGCGGCCCTCGTCGGTGTGTTCGGCGGCGTGATCGGCCTCGCGCTCGGGGTCCTCGGCGGACGCGCGATCGAGCTCGTGATCCGCAACCTCAACCCGCAATCGAACCCCGCGCCGATCTTTGTCGTCGACCTGCCGCTCGCGCTTGGCGCGATGGCCCTCGCCCTCCTCGTAAGTCTCATCGCTGGATTCCTGCCGTCGCGCCGCGCGATGCGGATGAGCGCGCTGAGCGCTCTCAGATACGAGTGA
- a CDS encoding alkaline phosphatase family protein, whose protein sequence is MPHPLVERLRARGFVMPDYDGGGLLNLPATVLDVLGARESGDAPALTGLDPALREGVRQVVVVLADGLGWWQLEMFCDQGDTPFLAELRDRARRRERAQLIEATTVFPSTTAAAITTMNTARTPLEHGNIAYFLWLEEFAEVTAMLRWGPAIMRRGSYFDDPLIDPGRYVQVPSIHARLRERSIPSHLVEPEVFRSEAMTRMHAAEASFVGYVLPSSMGVRLRALVDHAPRPSYVYAYWSGIDTVSHLYGPRSEEAAMEAALFDLDLRRALGHRRAGDTLVLLTADHGHATTDPDKMLDMVGDEELRALLRNPPAGEPRLVFLHTDRPVLVREYIDRRWPGLVTVLDRDELIDAGLFGRGDPKIARRRIGEVVALLDRDLSASIVKVEGQTIRHRGSHGGMTADEMRIPILAWRA, encoded by the coding sequence ATGCCGCACCCGCTCGTCGAGCGTCTTCGCGCGCGCGGATTCGTCATGCCCGACTACGACGGCGGGGGACTCCTGAACCTTCCAGCGACCGTCCTCGACGTGCTCGGCGCGCGAGAGTCCGGCGACGCGCCCGCGCTCACGGGCCTCGATCCGGCGCTGCGCGAGGGAGTGCGGCAAGTCGTCGTCGTCCTCGCCGACGGCCTCGGCTGGTGGCAGCTCGAGATGTTCTGCGATCAGGGCGACACGCCGTTCCTCGCGGAGCTGCGCGATCGGGCGCGCAGACGCGAACGAGCCCAGCTCATCGAGGCGACGACGGTCTTCCCGTCAACGACCGCGGCGGCGATCACGACGATGAACACCGCGCGAACGCCTCTCGAGCACGGCAACATCGCGTACTTCCTGTGGCTCGAGGAGTTCGCCGAGGTCACCGCGATGCTGCGGTGGGGACCGGCGATCATGCGTCGCGGGTCGTACTTCGACGATCCGTTGATCGATCCGGGCCGCTACGTCCAAGTGCCGTCGATCCACGCCCGCCTGCGCGAGCGCAGCATCCCATCGCACCTCGTCGAACCGGAGGTCTTCCGGTCGGAGGCGATGACGCGGATGCACGCGGCCGAGGCGAGCTTCGTCGGCTATGTGTTGCCTTCGTCGATGGGCGTGCGCCTTCGCGCGCTCGTCGACCACGCGCCGCGCCCCTCCTACGTGTACGCGTACTGGTCCGGCATCGACACGGTCTCTCACCTCTATGGACCGCGCAGCGAGGAGGCCGCGATGGAGGCCGCGCTCTTCGATCTCGACCTTCGTCGCGCGCTCGGGCACCGACGCGCCGGCGACACGCTCGTGTTGCTCACCGCGGACCACGGGCATGCGACGACGGATCCCGACAAGATGCTCGACATGGTCGGCGACGAAGAGCTCCGAGCCCTGCTTCGCAATCCGCCCGCCGGCGAGCCGCGTCTGGTGTTCCTGCACACCGATCGGCCGGTGTTGGTCCGTGAGTACATCGATCGGAGATGGCCCGGTCTGGTGACCGTCCTCGATCGCGACGAGCTCATCGACGCCGGACTCTTTGGGCGCGGCGACCCGAAGATTGCGCGCCGCCGGATCGGTGAGGTCGTCGCGCTCCTCGACCGCGACCTGTCGGCGTCGATCGTGAAGGTCGAGGGTCAGACGATCCGGCACCGCGGATCGCATGGCGGGATGACCGCCGATGAGATGCGGATCCCGATCCTCGCGTGGCGAGCCTGA
- a CDS encoding amidohydrolase family protein, whose translation MRTVFEIDGLFDGTSTISDAAIVIEDGEITWVGKRSRTPKTPKGEKSRSAEPGGAFAVPGLINCHSHLTLDGSADFDAETRQTEAAAALKAFRNARLTVRSGVTTVRDLGANGSMVIELAQQIERGALEGPRIIAAARGITITGGHGLELSRIADGADAVRGATREQVAVGASVIKLFSTGGVLGEGAGPELAAYTPEETRAAVDEAHRAGIRITTHAHGAEGMRIAADAGVDSIEHATLLDKQTIQLIKAKDVALVPTFSALRRILDNSSKLPARVMERARVVATKHQEGVRAAHKAGVRIAAGTDAGTPFNTHERFALELVYLTEAGLSRTEALAAATRVAADVVGRPKAGRIEAGSWADLVFVDGDPLRDLAVLQQLKAVWVRGAPV comes from the coding sequence ATGCGCACGGTCTTCGAGATCGACGGCCTCTTCGATGGCACGAGCACGATCTCCGACGCGGCGATCGTCATCGAGGACGGCGAAATCACGTGGGTCGGCAAGCGCTCGCGCACGCCGAAGACGCCGAAGGGCGAGAAGTCGCGATCGGCGGAGCCCGGAGGCGCCTTCGCCGTACCGGGACTCATCAACTGCCACTCGCATCTCACACTCGACGGCAGCGCCGACTTCGACGCCGAGACCCGGCAGACCGAGGCCGCCGCGGCCCTGAAGGCGTTTCGCAACGCGCGCCTCACGGTACGCAGCGGTGTGACGACCGTGCGCGATCTCGGCGCCAACGGTTCGATGGTCATCGAGCTCGCGCAACAGATAGAGCGCGGCGCGCTCGAGGGCCCGCGCATCATCGCCGCCGCGCGCGGCATCACGATCACCGGTGGCCATGGCCTGGAGCTCAGCCGCATCGCGGACGGAGCGGACGCGGTCCGCGGTGCCACGCGCGAGCAGGTGGCCGTCGGCGCGAGCGTCATCAAGCTCTTTTCGACCGGCGGCGTGCTGGGCGAAGGCGCGGGTCCCGAGCTCGCGGCATACACGCCCGAGGAGACGCGCGCGGCTGTCGACGAAGCCCACCGCGCCGGCATCCGGATCACCACGCACGCGCATGGGGCCGAGGGCATGCGCATCGCAGCGGACGCCGGCGTCGACTCCATCGAACATGCGACGCTGCTCGATAAGCAGACGATCCAGCTGATCAAGGCGAAGGACGTCGCGCTGGTGCCGACGTTCTCGGCTCTGCGCCGCATCCTCGACAACAGCAGCAAGCTTCCGGCGCGCGTCATGGAACGGGCGCGGGTCGTCGCGACGAAGCACCAAGAGGGAGTCCGCGCCGCGCACAAGGCGGGCGTGCGGATCGCCGCCGGGACCGACGCGGGCACGCCGTTCAACACGCACGAGCGTTTCGCGCTCGAGCTGGTCTACCTCACCGAGGCCGGACTCTCACGAACGGAGGCGCTCGCCGCGGCAACACGGGTCGCCGCGGATGTCGTCGGTCGGCCGAAGGCGGGACGCATCGAAGCCGGCTCGTGGGCGGACCTGGTGTTCGTGGACGGCGACCCGCTGAGGGACCTCGCGGTGCTGCAGCAGCTAAAGGCGGTGTGGGTACGCGGAGCGCCGGTCTAA